The Triticum aestivum cultivar Chinese Spring chromosome 7B, IWGSC CS RefSeq v2.1, whole genome shotgun sequence genome window below encodes:
- the LOC123160838 gene encoding ctenidin-1, whose protein sequence is MAVKSLVLLGVVLASLLLLSEDVADARELRDAKESKEKNVKPAGGSGLPKEEKWGGGNKHDGEYGNGGGYGSGGGYGNGGGYGKSGEGYGNGGYGNNGGGYGNGGYGNNVGGYGGGYGNSWHGGGYGRGYGGGGYGPGYGGGYGNGGGNGGFGSGFGGGYGGGGGYGGGGGYGGGGGYGGGYGGGSGGGGYP, encoded by the exons ATGGCGGTCAAGTCTCTAGTTCTTCTTGGTGTCGTACTAGCCTCGCTCCTGCTTCTCTCCGAGGATGTAGCGGATGCTAGAGAGCTTAGGGATGCTAAAG AGTCCAAGGAGAAGAATGTGAAACCTGCAGGAGGGTCGGGCCTGCCTAAGGAAGAGAAATGGGGAGGTGGAAACAAGCATGATGGAGAATACGGAAATGGTGGAGGGTATGGAAGCGGTGGTGGATACGGTAACGGTGGGGGATATGGAAAAAGTGGTGAAGGTTATGGAAACGGTGGATACGGGAACAATGGTGGAGGTTATGGCAATGGAGGTTATGGAAACAATGTTGGTGGGTATGGTGGAGGATACGGCAATTCTTGGCACGGTGGCGGTTATGGGCGTGGTTACGGCGGTGGAGGCTATGGACCTGGATATGGTGGCGGGTATGGCAATGGCGGTGGAAATGGTGGATTTGGCAGCGGCTTTGGTGGGGGAtatggtggtggcggtggatatggtggaggtggaggatatggtggtggtggcgggtatGGTGGAGGTTACGGTGGAGGATCTGGTGGCGGTGGCTATCCCTGA